Below is a genomic region from Lineus longissimus chromosome 4, tnLinLong1.2, whole genome shotgun sequence.
GTTACTTTCTCAGTTCGAGGCTCCTGGCTTTTGACATTTATCACCATTTTGGGTGTACTTGTTTTTCTGTGCCTCTGCAGAAAAACTCCCCCTTTACCCTTTATACTACCGCTAACATTACTATGTGTCGCCTTTTCTTATTCGTAAATGTCCCAGTTACCCGGCACGATTTTATGTGAGTATTCTAGCTCAGTGgttttacaacatttgaccttGGCTTAACTCGGCTCCGCTTGTTCACATCTTGCCGGAGGccagtttttttgttttttttttgtggTCATTGGGTCCCCCTCCCGGCTTCGGTGTCTTGCTCTAAGAAGTTGACGTTGTTTTTGCCTTCTAACACTCCACCATTACGCTGGTCGATGTGTTTGCCCTCATATATAACCTTCAATCCTATCTAGACTGCACTGTTGTAATTTGCTAGAGTGTCCGAATACGGATCAGTACTTCACACTTTGTGTTATTTTACCGTCCGACAATCGGACGCACTGTACATTGGAGTTGTACCGGTTTCTGGATAGATAGTGTCACATGAGAACGACTATTTTTTCTTAACTCATTCGTGTATAAACATGCTTGGGCCTTTCAGTGATAGTTTTAATCTTTCTTGCTGGAGTGTGGTGAACTGTTTAACTTCTCCCTTTTGCAGATTTGCAAAGGTTTCATTACTATTTTGTGGATATTTCCTGGGAAATATCACTCCATCATTCCTGGTAATTTTACCTCTATTTCTGACAATTATCATGTCTTTCTTGGGAACTCTCTAGCTCCACTGATTTCTTTCACCATAGGTTGCATGCATTTTACAGTGGTTATACTACTTTATATTTAGTTTCGGTGCAACTTGTAGCCTTTCAGTTAAACGGAAAACCAAGATCGACAGCCAAGAATGCAGATAGGAGTGTAATAACTGAAGGCGTTACAGCTACCCGGCCTAGCATAGCCATGGTCCTTCAATAATCGAAACTGAACTACAACTTCTTCTTCAAACGCCGTATTTATTCGTTCAACACTCTAGGAAAActgttttgttttctttggaCATTGGACATTCTTATTTCTAAATGAACGTTGAAAAAATACAAACTTGTGTTTTCGAAGTAAAAATCATCGTTCGATCGACAGAAATCGGGCACAGCGACCTACCAATAGAACTTCGAGTTTCAGGGCCCGGTAGCTCAATCGGCGTTGTGGATCTGGGCCCGTATTCATATAACTCCCTAAGTGAAATAAATGTAGGTTGGGTACCTATTTCGACGCCTAAGTGGGGTACCTATCATAAGGTCAAATTCATAAAACATCTTAGCGTTGGCAGGGTGCCTATATATCCCCCTAGATATAGGACACCTCTCGAGGTGGTATAAACTTAGGTAAAGGAGGAAATAAATGTTAGTTGTGTGCCATACAGTGTAAAATGGCAGTGCTAATGATAGGAGCGCAGATTGAAATACAGAGAAGGAGAGATTTTCGACGCGAGAGAATATTTCGTGACCGACTTCACCCTCTAGATGTGTACAATGATAATGAGCTGTACGAGCGATATAGGCTTGATCGTCCAACGATTTTAGAAGTTACGGATCTCATTCAAGAAGATATTGAAAGTGCAACCTTACGGAATCATGCAATTCATCCAGTTTTGAAACTCTTAGTAGCGCTTCGTTTTTATTCGTGTGGAACATTTCAGAAAGTATGTGGGGACACTGTGAACATTTCACAGCTATCTGTTTCTCGCATTGTGTCTCAAGTGTCTTCGGCATTAGTACATTTGATGCCAAGGATAATCCGATTCCCTTCTCGAGAAAATACTCCCAATGCCATTGCAGATTTCCATGAAATTGCTGATTTCCCAGGCGTGATTGTCGCGGTCGATGGAACACACATTTGGATTGCTACGCCTTCAGACCACGAGGTACGATTCGTTAATCGAAAATATTACCACTCGATTAATACTCAAGTTACCATGGATGCACGGTGTAAGCTCAATAATGTCGTTGTAAAATGACCTGGCAGTACCCACGATGCTGTCATCCTGCGCGAAAGCGAAGTTCCACTACATATGCAACAAAGAATACAAGATGAAGTTCTATTGGGCGACAGTGGCTACCCACAAAAACCTTGGCTAATGACACCTTTCCTGCATCCACAAGGTGATGGACAACGTCATTACAACGTGGCGCATAAGAGAAGCCGTAATGTAGTTGAAAGGGGCATAGGGCAATGGAAACGGCGATTTCACTGCTTGCACCTTGAGATACGGATGAAGCCTCAAAAGGCATGCAAAGTTATTGCAGCCTGTGCTGTTCTGCATAACATTGCAAAAATAATGGCCTACCTGATTTTGAGGATGAACCTGATGTAATTCAGCCCCaaacagatgatgacattgttaatgatgcaGATGGTGGTGGTGCCGTCCGAGATTATATTGTCGAGATGCATTTCCAGTAAATGTAAGTAGATGTAGCCctatcaacaacatcaaaatgTATGATGGTATGACAAGAAGGTACCACTCGGGCAAATGGGGCTTAAAAGCACCAAATAAATGACGAGACTACATATTTTCAGGAATAGTTAGGatatttattcaaaaataattttcataaCAATATTGTAATAGATCAATTCAGTAGGAAGTAAATCGTTATTTCAAACTCACGGTAAATTATGATATCATAATGCAGGGTAGAAAATGAAACCATCGGGATTTTCATGAACATAATGATACTTGCTGTTACTCAGTTTGTTGTACAGTAACCTATTTAtcttacatgttcatgtatctcGGTGGTGGATATGTTGGCCATGTTGCCATGCGGCCAACATTTTCACTCTGGTCTGTTTCAAGTTCAAAACCATGACCATTCTTTTTCCTGTTTAAGATTTCAATTTCCAGAGCTAGTTTTTGTTTCTCAAGCTTTAATTTCTCTATTTCAAGTGTAGCTCTTTCCTTCTCTAGAACTAATAGCTCCTTCTGCAAAACAAGTAGGTCAGCGTCACCATCTGCAACTCTCTTTCTCTTTCTGTTATTTTCAGATACGTTGCTACACTGGGCAGATTTGTAGCTTGGGCCAGGTATTTCGTCGTCGGGTGATTCTATTGCGGTGCCAAGGTCTGCTATGTCTGGAGCCGGGCTCGTGGGAGTTGTGGAGCGACTGAATGATAAACAAATATTACACCATGAACTGTCCATAAATGCATTTTCTAAGaaaatttttatttaatttgattatttcagattttttattttgttttatttttaattttgttCACTTTTTTATATATTACTTGCAACTTCCTTTTTCTGGGGTTGGTACTTTCCCCATTCCTGTAGAAGGATTTATACTGTCTATGCCACCCTCAATTCCATATAAAGAAGGATCGTCTTCCCCGAGCAGGCTGTAAATCTTCTTTGAGATAATTGACGGTTCGTTTGGCGGTGGTCCTCCTCCTACAAGAAGTGATGAAACAAATATCTTCAAGTATAATTAGTTGTTTCTTATTTTTTGCATCAGTCAAGAAAGGGTTAACTGTAAATTGCACACGTGATAAAGCAAAAAAATGTGCGAAATGTTTACATTAGACAATATGTAAACAAATTATATATATGTACTTCTTAAAGGTAGATGACCtaaaaatgaatcaaatataGAAGAATTG
It encodes:
- the LOC135486754 gene encoding uncharacterized protein LOC135486754, which encodes MAEGKDNGKKRKPNFSETEKIRLIEAYEHEKVVLSAKFSTNVTSRKKHEAWQRIAGALNSRNTLVHRTVAEIQKKWQHLTSAMKDEYRKHRKESQKTGGGPPPNEPSIISKKIYSLLGEDDPSLYGIEGGIDSINPSTGMGKVPTPEKGSCNRSTTPTSPAPDIADLGTAIESPDDEIPGPSYKSAQCSNVSENNRKRKRVADGDADLLVLQKELLVLEKERATLEIEKLKLEKQKLALEIEILNRKKNGHGFELETDQSENVGRMATWPTYPPPRYMNM